A genomic stretch from Halorubrum sp. BV1 includes:
- a CDS encoding succinylglutamate desuccinylase/aspartoacylase family protein: MDVYELGEGEPEVAVVGAIHGDEPCGARAIRRLLDADPDVERPVRLIVANESALDAGVRYLDADLNRVFPGDSASDQHEERLAADLLDAVEGCTTLAIHSTQSYPEPFAVIDSMDEVARATAPHLPVDAVIQTDAFTEGRLIEHPHTIEVEAGLQGSENAADNAYWLTRAFLAATGALPAPGAEDVVDAGGREDVAVFRLRDRIPKPAAEEYEVFARNFERVEAGDRFAAADGEPLRAAEPFYPVLLSPYGYRDQFGYVADRVGTLE; encoded by the coding sequence ATGGACGTGTACGAACTGGGCGAGGGCGAGCCGGAGGTCGCGGTCGTCGGCGCGATCCACGGCGACGAGCCCTGCGGTGCCCGCGCGATCCGGCGACTCCTCGACGCCGACCCCGACGTCGAGCGACCGGTGCGACTGATCGTCGCGAACGAGTCCGCGCTCGACGCCGGCGTCCGCTACCTCGACGCCGACCTCAACAGGGTGTTTCCGGGCGATTCAGCGTCCGATCAACACGAAGAGCGGCTCGCGGCCGATCTGCTCGACGCGGTCGAGGGGTGTACCACGCTCGCGATTCACTCGACGCAGTCGTACCCGGAACCGTTCGCCGTGATCGACTCGATGGACGAGGTCGCTCGGGCGACCGCGCCGCACCTCCCGGTCGACGCGGTGATCCAGACCGACGCGTTCACCGAGGGGCGGCTCATCGAGCACCCGCACACGATCGAAGTCGAGGCTGGGCTTCAGGGCTCCGAGAACGCGGCCGACAATGCCTACTGGCTGACGCGGGCGTTCCTCGCCGCGACCGGCGCGCTCCCCGCGCCGGGGGCGGAAGACGTGGTCGACGCCGGCGGCCGCGAGGACGTGGCGGTGTTCCGCCTGCGCGACCGCATCCCGAAGCCGGCCGCCGAGGAGTACGAGGTGTTCGCGCGCAACTTCGAGCGCGTCGAGGCGGGCGACCGCTTCGCGGCCGCCGACGGCGAACCGCTCCGCGCCGCGGAACCCTTCTACCCCGTTCTCTTATCGCCGTACGGCTACCGCGACCAGTTCGGCTACGTTGCCGATCGGGTCGGCACGCTGGAGTAG
- a CDS encoding PAS domain-containing sensor histidine kinase, with amino-acid sequence MEPAEEPASTGGAESVGVDESTGTADRADDAHRTDPADRADSIDAAESIVHALGDGAYVLDADRNRVFVNDRLREVTEFSEAVLHGTHPERVVDEGYWDPEMGERYRDAVDRVLAGDTPDERVQLTTTLADGSRVTTETRLTPIERDGEVVGVVGVIRDVTEWVERERELERLNDRLERLAGFLSHDLRNPLGIAQGYLDLARETGDLDQLDPADEALDRIESLIDDALVMARDPEAIRIDAGPVDLGELAVDCWKSGDFGEPAAAAELVVEDARPVRGDEALLRRAVGNLIGNAIDHAGDAPTVRVGVDDRGIYVADDGPGLDAVDDSGELTEFGVSNDGGTGIGLTIVERVATAHGWDLDIGESASGGFRATLVGAEPTR; translated from the coding sequence ATGGAGCCCGCAGAGGAGCCGGCGTCGACGGGGGGAGCCGAGTCGGTCGGCGTCGACGAGTCGACCGGAACTGCGGACCGCGCCGACGACGCCCACCGAACTGATCCTGCGGACCGCGCCGACTCGATCGACGCCGCCGAGTCGATTGTCCACGCGCTCGGCGACGGCGCGTACGTGCTCGACGCGGATCGGAACCGCGTGTTCGTCAACGACCGGCTCCGCGAGGTGACGGAGTTCTCGGAGGCGGTTCTCCACGGAACTCACCCGGAGCGGGTCGTCGACGAAGGGTACTGGGACCCGGAGATGGGCGAGCGCTACCGGGACGCGGTCGATCGCGTGCTCGCCGGCGACACGCCCGACGAGCGCGTCCAGCTCACGACGACGCTCGCGGACGGATCGAGGGTGACGACGGAGACGCGGCTCACTCCGATCGAGCGCGACGGCGAGGTCGTCGGCGTCGTGGGCGTCATCCGCGACGTCACCGAATGGGTCGAGCGCGAGCGGGAACTGGAACGACTCAACGACCGGCTCGAACGCCTCGCCGGCTTCCTCTCGCACGACCTTCGAAACCCGCTCGGGATCGCGCAGGGGTACCTCGATCTGGCGCGGGAGACGGGCGACCTCGATCAGCTCGATCCGGCTGACGAGGCGCTCGACCGGATCGAGTCGCTGATCGACGACGCGCTCGTCATGGCTCGCGACCCCGAGGCGATACGCATCGACGCCGGACCGGTCGACCTCGGCGAGCTCGCGGTCGACTGCTGGAAGTCCGGCGACTTCGGCGAGCCCGCGGCGGCCGCCGAGCTGGTCGTCGAGGACGCCCGGCCGGTCCGCGGCGACGAAGCCCTGCTCAGGCGGGCGGTCGGGAACCTGATCGGGAACGCGATCGACCACGCCGGCGACGCGCCGACGGTCCGCGTCGGGGTCGACGACCGCGGGATCTACGTCGCCGACGACGGCCCGGGGCTCGACGCGGTCGACGATAGCGGGGAGCTGACCGAGTTCGGCGTCTCGAACGACGGCGGCACTGGTATCGGGCTGACGATAGTCGAGCGCGTCGCGACCGCGCACGGGTGGGACCTAGATATCGGCGAGTCGGCCTCGGGCGGCTTCCGGGCGACGCTGGTTGGTGCGGAACCGACGAGATAA
- a CDS encoding cupin domain-containing protein yields the protein MSEADTSGIDGAVLKRTDAVDAETVDAAEGLTKRVLLDESDGAPHFAMRQFELAAGAAVPRHTNEIEHEQYVLSGEYVVGIGDREHAVSPGDALLIPAGVEHWYRNEGDEPGSFICVVPNGDDAIELVE from the coding sequence ATGAGCGAGGCTGACACCTCGGGAATCGACGGGGCGGTGCTGAAGCGCACGGACGCGGTCGACGCCGAGACGGTCGACGCCGCGGAGGGACTGACGAAGCGCGTCCTCCTCGACGAGTCGGACGGCGCGCCGCACTTCGCGATGCGGCAGTTCGAGCTGGCGGCCGGCGCGGCGGTCCCGCGCCACACGAACGAGATCGAACACGAGCAGTACGTGCTCTCGGGCGAGTACGTCGTCGGGATCGGCGACCGGGAGCACGCGGTGAGTCCCGGCGACGCCCTGCTCATCCCGGCAGGTGTCGAACACTGGTACAGAAACGAGGGCGACGAGCCGGGGTCGTTCATCTGCGTCGTGCCGAACGGCGACGACGCGATCGAACTGGTGGAGTAG
- the hisB gene encoding imidazoleglycerol-phosphate dehydratase HisB → MSDHDRVAAVSRETAETTIDLTLAIDGDGDSEVSTGIGFYDHMLESFAKHGLFDLTVSCDGDLDIDDHHTVEDVAICLGEAFDEALGDKRGIRRYADRRVPLDEAVASVVVDVAGRPYYDFSGEFSQAQIGEFTSVMADHVALSLAHNAGLTLHAEIERGDNAHHEVEALFKALARALDDATRLDERRSDTPSTKGEL, encoded by the coding sequence ATGAGCGATCACGACCGCGTCGCGGCGGTCTCCCGTGAGACGGCCGAGACGACGATAGACCTCACCCTCGCTATCGACGGCGACGGCGACAGCGAGGTCTCGACCGGGATCGGATTTTACGACCACATGCTCGAATCGTTCGCGAAACACGGCCTGTTCGATCTGACCGTCTCCTGTGACGGCGACCTCGACATCGACGACCACCACACCGTCGAAGACGTGGCTATCTGTCTTGGCGAGGCGTTCGACGAGGCGCTCGGCGACAAGCGCGGCATTCGGCGGTACGCGGACCGCCGGGTCCCGCTCGACGAGGCGGTCGCGAGCGTCGTCGTCGACGTGGCCGGTCGCCCGTACTACGACTTCTCGGGCGAGTTCTCACAGGCGCAGATAGGCGAGTTCACGAGCGTCATGGCCGACCACGTCGCGCTCTCTCTGGCGCACAACGCCGGGCTCACGCTCCACGCCGAGATCGAGCGCGGCGACAACGCCCACCACGAAGTCGAGGCGCTATTCAAGGCGTTGGCGCGCGCGCTCGACGACGCCACGCGGCTCGACGAGCGCCGGAGCGACACGCCGAGCACGAAAGGCGAACTGTAG
- a CDS encoding universal stress protein encodes MTEPTQGGGSTGDERASETGRPAGGGGPAETGEPTPDGGQPGDERPSVLVPIEVLEGESIPTGTPALLANAHVVLCGYHVIPDQTATEQAREQFGETGMSKLESFADTLTDAGADVETRLVFTHDKETTIDRLIYEYDCLAVLVPNSTERVDSVLVALRGTVGVGRNTRLVAGLFADADVDVTLYHALDEGESIEDGESFLSGARSDLVERGVDADAIETVVEDADVPIDAIASRAASHDAVVMGETDPSVTTFVFGMPSEKVADRFLGPVLVVQRARPEE; translated from the coding sequence ATGACCGAACCCACGCAAGGCGGCGGATCGACCGGGGACGAAAGAGCGAGCGAGACTGGCAGACCGGCCGGGGGCGGCGGACCGGCCGAGACCGGAGAGCCGACTCCCGACGGGGGGCAGCCGGGAGACGAGCGGCCGTCCGTGCTCGTTCCGATCGAGGTGTTGGAGGGCGAATCGATCCCGACCGGAACGCCCGCACTGCTCGCGAACGCCCACGTCGTTCTGTGCGGCTATCACGTCATTCCCGACCAGACCGCGACCGAGCAGGCGCGCGAGCAGTTCGGCGAGACGGGGATGTCGAAGCTCGAGTCGTTCGCCGACACGCTCACCGACGCCGGGGCCGACGTCGAGACGCGTCTCGTGTTCACACACGACAAGGAGACCACGATCGACCGGCTCATCTACGAATACGACTGTCTCGCGGTGTTGGTCCCGAACAGCACGGAGCGCGTGGATTCGGTGCTCGTCGCGCTCCGCGGCACGGTCGGCGTCGGACGGAACACGCGGCTCGTCGCCGGGCTGTTCGCCGACGCGGACGTGGACGTGACGCTGTACCACGCCCTCGACGAGGGCGAATCGATCGAAGACGGCGAGTCGTTCCTGAGCGGAGCCCGGTCGGACCTCGTCGAGCGCGGCGTGGACGCCGACGCGATCGAGACGGTCGTCGAGGACGCCGACGTTCCGATCGACGCAATCGCGAGCCGGGCGGCGTCACACGACGCGGTCGTGATGGGCGAGACCGACCCCTCGGTCACGACGTTCGTGTTCGGAATGCCGTCCGAGAAGGTCGCAGACCGGTTCCTCGGACCCGTGCTCGTTGTGCAACGCGCGCGTCCAGAGGAGTGA
- a CDS encoding twin-arginine translocase subunit TatC: MDDSDRSREDPSAPADDAVGDDETAGGGDTATVDSGDTAGDSGETDDTTTDDVGSGETTADDSVSPADDSAADESESAELTPLDRHDGSARWEDTDPGEAESGEGDDATGSDTNAGDAEDTEDADVEDADAEDDIGDSLSDEEIGGINAPESDQEMPLADHIEEMMRRLAVVFVFGGIATLVVVAQSTELINYFWSYHIPAPLENRPRLYGPLELPLTRLKVAGLAGVVVGLPAFVYQTYRFMKPGLYPNERRYYLAAVPTSLVLGGIGIAFAHFLVLPAIFSYFTTYTSDAATIAFGLAETFNLIVIMLAFMAIVFQIPLFIMLAIMMNIVTRQWLEAKRLIFWGSFLGIAFLFSPDPTGMAPIIVTLTMIVLFEGTLAILRWTGN, encoded by the coding sequence ATGGACGACTCGGACCGGTCGCGCGAGGATCCCTCGGCTCCGGCGGACGACGCGGTCGGCGACGACGAGACGGCCGGCGGCGGCGACACCGCGACGGTCGACAGCGGCGATACTGCGGGGGATTCCGGCGAGACCGACGACACCACCACCGACGACGTCGGGAGCGGAGAGACCACCGCCGACGACTCCGTGTCTCCGGCCGACGACTCGGCGGCAGACGAGTCCGAGTCCGCCGAGTTGACTCCGCTCGACAGACACGACGGGTCCGCGCGATGGGAAGACACCGACCCCGGAGAAGCCGAGAGCGGGGAGGGTGATGACGCCACCGGGAGCGACACCAACGCCGGTGACGCCGAAGATACCGAAGATGCAGACGTCGAAGACGCAGACGCCGAAGACGACATCGGCGACTCGCTGTCCGACGAGGAGATAGGCGGCATCAACGCCCCGGAGTCGGACCAAGAGATGCCGCTTGCGGACCACATCGAGGAGATGATGCGGCGGCTCGCCGTCGTCTTCGTCTTCGGGGGGATCGCGACGCTCGTCGTGGTCGCGCAGTCGACGGAGCTGATCAACTACTTCTGGAGCTACCACATCCCCGCGCCGCTGGAGAACCGCCCGCGGCTGTACGGCCCGCTCGAACTGCCGCTCACCCGGCTGAAAGTCGCCGGGCTGGCGGGCGTCGTCGTCGGGCTTCCCGCGTTCGTCTACCAGACATACCGGTTCATGAAGCCGGGGCTGTACCCGAACGAGCGGCGGTACTACCTCGCCGCGGTGCCGACGAGCCTCGTGCTCGGCGGCATCGGCATCGCGTTCGCGCACTTCCTCGTGTTGCCCGCGATCTTCTCGTATTTTACCACCTACACCTCCGACGCCGCGACGATCGCCTTCGGGCTCGCGGAGACGTTCAACCTGATCGTCATCATGCTCGCGTTCATGGCGATCGTCTTTCAGATCCCGCTTTTCATCATGCTCGCCATCATGATGAACATCGTCACCCGACAGTGGCTGGAGGCGAAGCGACTGATATTCTGGGGGTCGTTCCTCGGGATCGCCTTTCTGTTCAGTCCCGACCCGACCGGGATGGCTCCGATCATCGTGACGCTCACCATGATCGTCCTCTTCGAGGGGACGCTCGCGATCTTGCGCTGGACCGGGAACTAG
- a CDS encoding DUF309 domain-containing protein, which yields MDDHTRDPGVAPPLGNPTGWHAPERDALPPADADRGADREADDARVASGYWEHATLRRATEHGVRLFNAAEFHEAHDCFEDEWYNYGNGTAESAFLHGMVQVAAGAHKRADFENDAGMRSLFETALQYLGGLPGDFYGVDVDEVRSTLRAALDDPASVDGWKIPLDGVTPEAYPADYEYAAQIDETH from the coding sequence ATGGACGATCACACCCGCGATCCCGGCGTCGCGCCGCCGCTCGGGAACCCGACCGGGTGGCACGCGCCGGAGCGGGACGCGCTCCCGCCGGCCGACGCGGACCGCGGCGCGGACCGCGAGGCCGACGACGCGCGGGTCGCGAGCGGCTACTGGGAGCACGCTACGCTCCGGCGGGCGACGGAGCACGGCGTCCGGCTGTTCAACGCCGCCGAGTTCCACGAGGCGCACGACTGTTTCGAAGACGAGTGGTACAACTACGGGAACGGCACCGCGGAGTCCGCGTTCCTCCACGGGATGGTACAGGTCGCTGCGGGCGCGCACAAGCGCGCCGACTTCGAGAACGACGCCGGCATGCGATCGCTTTTCGAGACCGCGCTGCAGTACCTCGGCGGTCTCCCGGGCGACTTCTACGGCGTCGACGTCGACGAGGTCCGCTCGACGCTTCGCGCCGCGCTCGACGACCCCGCGTCGGTCGACGGGTGGAAGATCCCGCTCGACGGTGTCACGCCCGAGGCGTATCCGGCGGACTACGAGTACGCGGCCCAGATAGACGAGACGCACTGA
- a CDS encoding DUF424 domain-containing protein, whose product MLLRERETPKGTLVSVCDPDCLGETFEDGPVTLTVSEEFYGGDDAVEADAEAVVAGLHRAQVANIVGTEAVAVAVEAGIVDEETVLEFEETRHAQLLWL is encoded by the coding sequence ATGCTCCTTCGCGAGCGAGAGACTCCGAAGGGGACGCTCGTCTCCGTCTGTGACCCCGACTGTCTCGGCGAGACGTTCGAAGACGGACCGGTGACGCTCACGGTGAGCGAGGAGTTCTACGGCGGCGACGACGCCGTCGAGGCGGACGCGGAGGCGGTCGTCGCCGGCCTCCACCGCGCGCAGGTCGCGAACATCGTCGGCACCGAGGCCGTCGCCGTCGCGGTCGAGGCCGGGATCGTCGACGAGGAGACCGTGCTGGAGTTCGAAGAGACCCGACACGCACAACTACTCTGGCTGTGA
- a CDS encoding tetratricopeptide repeat protein: MTDERDDDRHEFSAGQGVDADYEEFTLDPEELDADPTTVDPVDSRVLTDILDRRNVGSDEVDVEQLVDVGLSYMSINRFEEATETFERAAQFAEEDSLDAQEAWVNKGAAHAELEEFDQAIGAYKEALRIDDSSEHAATAETNLAYALWESGRGEQALEHAERAVETDPRFAEAWYNRGFLLVERGLAEDAVSCFDNAIRLGYRSADVLEEKARALEEAGDHEQAEAVADRADELRQETEEQLIDEQTGQAPGPGGAGGRGGAGGRGGTGGADGAGGRGGRGSGGRGDEEPERELQGEGPEGF; this comes from the coding sequence ATGACCGACGAACGCGACGACGACCGCCACGAGTTCTCCGCGGGGCAGGGCGTCGACGCCGACTACGAGGAGTTCACCCTCGATCCGGAGGAGCTTGACGCCGACCCCACCACGGTCGATCCCGTCGATTCGCGGGTTCTCACGGACATCCTCGACCGACGGAACGTCGGGAGCGACGAGGTCGACGTCGAACAGCTCGTCGACGTCGGACTCTCGTACATGAGCATCAACCGCTTCGAAGAGGCGACGGAGACGTTCGAACGCGCGGCCCAGTTCGCCGAGGAGGACTCCCTCGACGCGCAGGAGGCGTGGGTGAACAAGGGTGCGGCCCACGCCGAGCTAGAGGAGTTCGACCAGGCGATCGGCGCGTACAAGGAGGCGCTGCGGATCGACGACAGTTCCGAGCACGCCGCGACCGCCGAGACCAACCTCGCGTACGCGCTCTGGGAGTCCGGCCGCGGCGAGCAGGCGCTCGAACACGCCGAGCGCGCGGTCGAGACCGACCCCCGGTTCGCGGAGGCGTGGTACAACCGCGGGTTCCTGCTCGTCGAGCGCGGGCTCGCCGAGGACGCCGTGAGCTGTTTCGACAACGCGATCCGCCTCGGTTACCGCAGCGCCGACGTGTTAGAGGAGAAGGCCCGCGCGTTAGAGGAGGCGGGCGACCACGAGCAGGCGGAGGCGGTCGCAGACCGCGCAGACGAACTGCGTCAGGAGACCGAAGAGCAACTGATCGACGAACAGACTGGGCAGGCACCGGGGCCGGGCGGTGCGGGCGGTCGCGGCGGTGCAGGCGGTCGCGGCGGTACGGGTGGCGCAGACGGCGCTGGTGGCCGGGGCGGCCGCGGCTCCGGCGGCCGCGGCGACGAGGAGCCGGAGCGCGAACTTCAGGGCGAGGGACCAGAGGGGTTCTGA
- a CDS encoding APC family permease, with amino-acid sequence MGGSDAPEAFTDVIDADTGEGELERTIGLVGGLAIGVGTMIGAGIFVFPGLAAENAGPAAALSFAIGAVVALLVALPASELATAMPRSGGGYFFISRGLGTAPGAVVGVGLWLGLVFASAFYLVGLGSYAGQVFLEAGIALPIDPAIPLGVAFGVGLTVLSLFGTENTAALQNAIVISLLVILTIFLSYGSLDALGVFGAERVPERFFPPGGLLPVLQTAALVFTSYLGFAQVATVAGDITEPSRNLPLAMVGSVLLVGVFYVVTIFVATSAFGSARLGEFGETAMVEVARSFVGFPGALAIVVAGLLATFSSANASILSASRAVYAVSRDGIVPESASRLNLRYGTPHVALGLAGGPIVVLAATGQVELLAEVASFLHLVMYGLICVGLIQLRRESPSWYDPSFRCPAGFAVAGLGALASFALIAFMRPASIGVGVGVMIAAYGWYRYYATDVELKGDF; translated from the coding sequence ATGGGTGGATCCGACGCGCCGGAGGCGTTCACCGACGTGATCGACGCCGACACCGGAGAGGGCGAACTCGAACGGACGATCGGCCTCGTCGGCGGGCTCGCGATCGGCGTCGGGACGATGATCGGCGCGGGAATCTTCGTGTTTCCGGGGCTCGCGGCCGAGAACGCCGGACCCGCGGCCGCGCTCTCCTTCGCGATCGGCGCGGTCGTCGCGCTGCTCGTGGCGTTACCGGCGTCGGAACTCGCCACGGCGATGCCGAGAAGCGGCGGCGGATACTTCTTCATCTCCCGCGGGCTCGGAACCGCGCCCGGGGCGGTCGTCGGCGTCGGGCTCTGGCTCGGGCTCGTGTTCGCCTCCGCGTTCTACCTCGTCGGGCTCGGGAGCTACGCCGGACAGGTGTTCCTCGAAGCGGGGATCGCGCTCCCGATCGATCCCGCGATCCCCCTCGGCGTTGCCTTCGGCGTCGGGCTCACGGTCTTGAGTCTCTTCGGGACCGAGAACACCGCCGCGCTCCAGAACGCGATCGTGATCTCGCTTCTGGTCATTCTCACGATCTTCTTGAGCTACGGGTCCCTCGACGCGCTCGGCGTGTTCGGGGCAGAGCGCGTGCCGGAGCGCTTCTTCCCGCCCGGCGGCCTGCTTCCGGTGCTCCAGACGGCGGCGCTCGTCTTCACGTCGTACCTCGGGTTCGCGCAGGTCGCGACCGTCGCGGGCGACATCACGGAGCCGAGTCGGAACCTGCCGCTGGCGATGGTCGGGTCCGTTCTCCTCGTCGGCGTCTTCTACGTCGTGACCATATTCGTCGCCACGAGCGCGTTCGGCAGCGCCCGCCTCGGCGAGTTCGGCGAGACCGCGATGGTCGAGGTCGCCCGCTCGTTCGTCGGGTTTCCCGGGGCGCTCGCGATCGTCGTGGCCGGGCTGTTGGCGACGTTCTCCAGCGCGAACGCCTCGATCCTCAGCGCCTCCCGCGCGGTGTACGCGGTGAGCCGCGACGGGATCGTCCCGGAGAGTGCGAGCCGGCTCAACCTCCGATACGGCACGCCGCACGTCGCGCTCGGGCTCGCCGGCGGCCCGATCGTCGTCCTAGCGGCGACGGGGCAGGTGGAACTGCTCGCGGAGGTCGCCTCCTTCCTCCATCTGGTGATGTACGGGCTGATCTGCGTCGGGCTGATACAGCTCCGGCGGGAGAGCCCGTCATGGTACGACCCGTCGTTCCGCTGTCCGGCCGGGTTCGCCGTCGCCGGACTCGGAGCGCTCGCGAGCTTCGCGCTCATCGCGTTCATGCGGCCGGCGTCGATCGGCGTCGGCGTCGGCGTCATGATCGCGGCGTACGGCTGGTACCGGTACTACGCAACGGACGTCGAACTCAAAGGTGACTTTTGA
- a CDS encoding CBS domain-containing protein has translation MRGIKIGTVLGIPVRLNWTFLIVLPLFAYLIGSQVGMIAGVMNDALGAGIAPAAIEGGFTPWALGLAAALGLFGGVLLHEFGHSIVAMRYGYEIESITLWLLGGLANFAEFPEDWKHEFWIAVAGPVVSVAVGAACYGVFALAPAGANAVLFVFGYLALLNVVLAGFNMLPAFPMDGGRVLRALLARSQPHAQATQRAAAIGKMFAFFMGLFGLFTLQLLLIVLALFVYMAASGEAQQTTLKAAFEDVTVADVMTRREDLHTVTPDASVADLMSRMFEERHTGYPVLHGDDLVGMVTLEDARSVREVERDAYRVDDVMATDVVAVGPGADAVTALQTMQQHDVGRLPVIDAQGRLVGIISRSDLMTAFNIIQTGGTPSIISGRRQLREEGGPGVF, from the coding sequence ATGCGCGGAATCAAGATCGGGACCGTTCTCGGGATCCCGGTCAGGCTCAACTGGACGTTTCTCATCGTGCTGCCGCTTTTCGCTTACCTCATCGGGTCGCAGGTGGGAATGATAGCGGGCGTGATGAACGACGCGCTCGGGGCGGGTATCGCGCCGGCCGCGATCGAGGGTGGGTTCACGCCGTGGGCGCTCGGGCTCGCGGCCGCGCTCGGGCTGTTCGGCGGCGTCCTCCTCCACGAGTTCGGTCACTCGATCGTCGCGATGCGGTACGGATACGAGATCGAGTCGATCACGCTGTGGCTGCTCGGCGGGCTCGCCAACTTCGCGGAGTTCCCCGAAGACTGGAAACACGAGTTCTGGATCGCGGTCGCCGGTCCCGTGGTGAGCGTCGCGGTCGGTGCCGCCTGTTACGGCGTGTTCGCGCTCGCACCGGCCGGGGCGAACGCCGTCCTGTTCGTGTTCGGCTACCTCGCGCTGTTGAACGTCGTCCTCGCGGGATTCAACATGCTCCCGGCGTTCCCGATGGACGGCGGGCGGGTACTCAGGGCGCTCTTGGCGCGGAGCCAGCCGCACGCACAGGCAACCCAGCGCGCGGCCGCGATCGGCAAGATGTTCGCCTTCTTCATGGGCCTCTTCGGTCTGTTCACCCTCCAGCTCCTGCTCATCGTGTTGGCCCTCTTCGTCTACATGGCGGCCTCGGGCGAGGCCCAGCAGACGACGCTGAAGGCCGCCTTCGAGGACGTCACCGTCGCCGACGTGATGACCCGCCGAGAGGACCTCCACACCGTGACGCCGGACGCCTCCGTCGCCGACCTGATGAGCCGGATGTTCGAGGAGCGTCACACCGGCTACCCCGTCCTCCACGGCGACGACCTCGTCGGGATGGTGACGCTCGAAGACGCGCGCTCGGTCCGCGAGGTCGAGCGCGACGCCTACCGCGTCGACGACGTGATGGCGACGGACGTGGTCGCGGTCGGTCCGGGTGCCGACGCGGTGACCGCCCTCCAGACGATGCAGCAACACGACGTCGGTCGGCTGCCCGTGATCGACGCGCAGGGGCGACTCGTCGGGATCATCTCCCGGTCCGACCTGATGACCGCGTTCAACATCATCCAGACGGGCGGCACGCCGAGTATCATCAGCGGGCGGCGGCAGCTCAGAGAGGAGGGCGGTCCCGGCGTGTTCTGA
- the hisA gene encoding 1-(5-phosphoribosyl)-5-[(5-phosphoribosylamino)methylideneamino]imidazole-4-carboxamide isomerase: MTHFPEFEVIPAVDVQDGEVVQLVGGERGTGKRYGDPVEAAERWIDAGAETLHLVDLDGAFEGERANAAAIESVVEAVPAGVGLQLGGGIRTADDARDLLDLGLDRVILGTAAVESPEIVAAIDETHPNSVVVSLDAKDGEVVVGGWTEGTGLDPAEAASRYADLGAGAVLFTNVDVEGQLAGIDRTAVERVVEAVDVPVVASGGVATTDDVVALKEAGAAAVVVGTALYEGTFTLREAQAAADDA; the protein is encoded by the coding sequence CGAGTTCGAGGTTATCCCCGCGGTCGACGTGCAAGACGGCGAGGTCGTTCAGTTGGTCGGCGGCGAGCGCGGCACGGGCAAACGCTACGGCGACCCCGTCGAAGCCGCGGAACGCTGGATCGACGCGGGGGCCGAGACGCTCCACCTCGTCGACCTCGACGGCGCGTTCGAGGGCGAGCGCGCGAACGCGGCCGCGATCGAGTCGGTCGTCGAGGCCGTCCCCGCGGGCGTCGGCCTCCAGCTCGGCGGCGGCATCCGTACCGCCGATGACGCTCGCGACCTCCTCGATCTGGGACTCGACCGCGTGATCTTGGGCACCGCGGCCGTCGAGTCGCCCGAGATCGTCGCCGCGATCGACGAGACCCACCCAAACAGCGTCGTCGTCAGCCTCGACGCGAAAGACGGCGAGGTCGTCGTGGGCGGGTGGACCGAGGGGACCGGCCTTGATCCGGCCGAGGCCGCGAGTCGCTACGCGGACCTCGGCGCTGGCGCGGTCCTGTTCACGAACGTCGACGTCGAGGGACAGCTGGCGGGGATCGACCGGACCGCGGTCGAACGCGTCGTCGAGGCGGTCGACGTCCCGGTCGTCGCCTCGGGCGGAGTCGCGACGACCGACGACGTGGTCGCCCTGAAGGAGGCCGGCGCGGCCGCGGTCGTCGTCGGCACCGCGCTCTACGAGGGAACGTTCACGCTGCGAGAGGCGCAGGCGGCCGCGGACGATGCCTGA